GGAGGTAATAGAGGTGGCTCCTCAGCCACCAATTACTTGAAGgaattaatttttgagtttggaGCCATTGATTTGGGCTGCTCTGGCAACAAGTTTACATGGGCTAAAAGAGGTTGGGGTAATTCCGCGATTAAGAGGAGGCTAGATAGGGGTATTGCAAACATATCCTGGAGGTTAGCCTTTCCTAGGGCCAGTATAGCTCACTTAGGGGCAATCAGTTCTGATCATGCTCCTTTGCTCCTAGATACTAACCCCAAAGATAGTTTCGCCCACAGGCCTTTCCGATTTGAGGCAGCTAGGATTAGGGATAACAATTGCAATTCTATTGTGGAGAAGGCTTGTAATGAAAGGGTAACTGGGTCAGCTATGGTTAAGTTATGCAAGAAACAAGCAGCCACAAGGGAAGCACTTCGGAAGTGGAATAAAGAGATCTTTGGACACTACCAAGACAAGATCAATTGTCTTATGAATAAGATAGCTGAAGTCCAAAAAAATCCTCCCTCTACTGACAATGGGAAGATAGAATCTGTGTTGCTCACTGACTTGTCGGAATGGCTTGCTAGGAGTGAAGTTATGTGGAGACAAATCAAGAGAACTGTGGCTCAAAGAAGGGGATAGGAGTACAAGgttttttcatctctccaccATCATTCGTAGATGGTAAAACAGAATTGATGCAATCAAATGCGAAGATGGGTCTTGGGCATCTAACTCCAACCAGATCAGACAGCATTTCCTAGACTCTTTCATTAAGCTTTTCAAAGAAGAAGAGGTTTCTTTACCCACTGATCTAGACAATCTGATAACACCGTGTATTTTCGAGGCTGATAACATTATCTTGCGCACAATTCCTACCCCCGAAGAGATAAAAAGAACACTCTTTGAAATGCATGATACAAAGGCCCCGGGTCCTGACGGATTTTCAGCTCTTTTCTATAAGGAGTTCTGGCCTATTGTAGGAGATACGGTGATTCAAGCTGTTTCTTCCTTCTTTGTTGAAAGAAGGATGCCTAAGGAAGTAAATAGTTCCCTTATTGTTCTAATTCCCAAAACTCCTAATCCATCCTCTACAAACAACTATCGCCCGATAAGCTTTTGCAACATGGTTTACAAGATTATCTCAAAGTTGCTTGTCGCAAAGATTCGGCCACTACTGCACAAGCTCATTTCTTCCTGCCAAACCGCTTTCATCCCAGGTAGGTGGATTGCTGAAAATCAATTGATCGTCCAAGAAATGCTTCATAGTTTCAAAGTGAGGAAAGTTAAAATTGGTTTTATGGCCATCAAGTTAGACCTTCAAAAGGCTTATGATAGAGTCAACTGGGGTTTCATTCAAGCTGTTCTGATTAAGTTTGGTTTTGATGAGAGTTTTATAAGCTAGATTTTAGCTTGTATCTCTAGTGTGTCTTTTGAGGTACTGGTGAATAGGGGAAAATCTAAACAATTCAAGCCTACTCGAGGAATTAGGCAGGGAGACCCTCTGTCCTCCTATCTCTTCATCTTGGGATAAGAAATCCTGTCTAGGATCCTTGATCACGAGTtctgctaaaaaaaaattagtggggTTAAAGCTAGCATAGGTGGGCCAGCCATTACCCACGTGATGTATGCCGATGATATTATGCTCTTTTCAAAGGCCACCAGAAATGATGCTTCAAACATTGTTAGCTATGTCGAGAAGTATTGTAATTGGTCAGGGCAGAATATCAATtgggccaaatctagagtcttctTCTCCAAGCACTCTCGGCCCAATAATAGAAGAGGGATCAATAATAGAAGAGGGATCAAGCACCTTCTCAACATGAAGAGCCTAAAAAAGGATGCCATCTACCTCGGAGCCCCTTTATTCCTTTCTAGAGCCCCCTCCAAGGACTCAAAGTTCCTCCTAGATAAACTTGAGGCCAATTTACTCGGGTGGAGAAGTAAGTGTTTATCATGGGCAGGTAGGAGTACCCTTATTTCCTCAGTAGCTCAAGCAATCCCAAACTACACCATGTCGACTTTCAACATCCCATCCAAGATTTGCGATAAATTTGACGCCACTGTCAGAAGATTCTGGTGGAAACCCAAAGCCACAGAGGGTAGATTTATTGCTTGGAGAGCTTGGGAGAAGGTGTGTCATCTTAAGCGCCTAGGGGGGTTGGGCTTCAAGAAAGCAAAAGAATTCAACTCTGCACTTCTTGCTAAACTCGCTTGGATGGTTGCTTCCAAGAGAGATAGCTTATGTATGAGGGTTTTAAGAGCGAAATATAAGGTGAAGCATGATTGGCTATTCAGCGACCCCCAAAGATCAGCCTCCCCTTCTTGAAGAGCTATCGAAAAATCCAAAGAGCTAATTGTTAAAGGCGCATGTTATCTTATCGGAGATGGTGCTTCGATTAATGTTTGGACAGAACC
This genomic stretch from Castanea sativa cultivar Marrone di Chiusa Pesio chromosome 9, ASM4071231v1 harbors:
- the LOC142609040 gene encoding uncharacterized protein LOC142609040 yields the protein MKAGKSRLEKVKKSIGFSELIVVDAKGSASGTCAMWKSSVSLHPIEFNKNLIVVKVTKAVCDWFLVGFYGPPYATKKKNAWENLMALLESFQSLWVCMGDFNFIISDNEILGGNRGGSSATNYLKELIFEFGAIDLGCSGNKFTWAKRGWGNSAIKRRLDRGIANISWRLAFPRASIAHLGAISSDHAPLLLDTNPKDSFAHRPFRFEAARIRDNNCNSIVEKACNERVTGSAMVKLCKKQAATREALRKWNKEIFGHYQDKINCLMNKIAEVQKNPPSTDNGKIESVLLTDLSEWLARSEVMWRQIKRTVAQRRG